The following are from one region of the Paenalkalicoccus suaedae genome:
- a CDS encoding UvrB/UvrC motif-containing protein: MLCQECQEREATLHFTKIINGEKTEFHICDVCAKERGDYTPGSNSFSIHQLLSGLLDTAGQQKPSREIGAQQRAEKQCPSCGMTYRQFAEIGRFGCADCYESFDEKLDPVLRRIHGGNAQHTGKVPKRKGKDLHVYKQIEDLKQKLQQLIAEEEFEAAATTRDEIRSLEHSLKGKGGESS, translated from the coding sequence ATGCTTTGTCAAGAGTGTCAGGAGCGTGAAGCCACACTCCATTTTACAAAGATTATCAATGGGGAGAAAACAGAATTCCACATTTGTGATGTTTGTGCGAAAGAGCGGGGAGATTACACTCCTGGCTCAAACAGCTTTTCGATTCACCAGCTCCTCTCCGGGTTACTTGATACTGCGGGGCAACAAAAGCCATCGCGTGAGATAGGTGCACAGCAGCGAGCAGAAAAGCAATGTCCGTCCTGTGGGATGACATATAGACAGTTTGCTGAGATTGGTCGCTTTGGATGTGCTGACTGCTACGAGAGCTTTGATGAGAAGCTTGATCCTGTTCTAAGAAGGATTCATGGAGGAAATGCACAGCACACTGGAAAAGTGCCGAAGCGTAAAGGAAAGGACCTTCATGTATATAAACAAATAGAAGATTTAAAGCAAAAGCTTCAGCAGTTAATAGCTGAAGAAGAGTTCGAAGCAGCCGCTACTACCCGTGATGAGATTCGTTCTTTAGAGCACTCTCTTAAAGGGAAAGGAGGCGAATCATCATGA
- a CDS encoding protein arginine kinase, giving the protein MTLHSFIQNATSPWMKNEGPDSDIVISSRVRLARNLEGITFPIIANEEELSPVPEKVEAHFAGHSHKRFGELSLIKMNDLTDNEKRILVEKHLISPNLSGKSKAGAVLLSEDESLSVMVNEEDHFRIQCLLPGFQLQEGLKYANDMDDWMEEKLDFAYDQRRGYLTSCPTNVGTGLRSSVMMHLPALVMTNQLNRILPAINQLGLVVRGIYGEGSEALGNLFQLSNQTTLGESESEIVEDLRSVVSQLVERERAAREQLLTQSTNIVEDRIYRSLGILSYSRRMESKEAMQRLSDIRLGIDTGIIKGIDAKILNELMVLTQPGFLQHYAGEALTAEQRDQRRATLIRERLTLEEHDGGVE; this is encoded by the coding sequence ATGACGCTACATTCGTTTATTCAGAATGCGACTAGTCCTTGGATGAAAAACGAAGGACCAGATTCGGATATTGTGATTAGTAGCAGAGTAAGATTAGCGCGCAATTTAGAAGGAATTACGTTCCCGATTATCGCAAATGAAGAAGAACTGTCCCCTGTACCTGAAAAGGTCGAGGCACACTTTGCGGGTCACTCGCATAAGCGATTTGGAGAGCTTTCTTTAATAAAAATGAATGACTTAACAGATAATGAGAAGCGTATTTTAGTGGAGAAGCACTTAATTAGTCCAAACCTTTCTGGAAAGTCAAAGGCTGGCGCAGTGTTACTAAGTGAGGATGAATCATTGAGCGTAATGGTCAATGAGGAGGATCATTTCCGCATCCAGTGTTTATTACCTGGCTTTCAGCTTCAAGAAGGGCTAAAATACGCAAATGACATGGACGATTGGATGGAGGAGAAGCTAGACTTCGCTTACGATCAGCGTCGAGGCTACTTAACGAGCTGTCCGACAAACGTTGGTACTGGTCTCAGGTCATCAGTAATGATGCACCTTCCCGCTTTAGTTATGACGAATCAGCTAAACCGAATTTTACCGGCAATTAACCAACTTGGCTTAGTTGTTAGAGGAATTTACGGGGAAGGTAGCGAAGCTTTAGGTAACCTATTTCAACTTTCTAACCAGACGACCTTGGGTGAGTCGGAGAGTGAAATAGTGGAGGACTTGCGTAGCGTGGTTTCGCAATTAGTAGAGAGGGAGAGAGCAGCCAGAGAACAGCTCTTAACTCAGTCTACTAATATTGTAGAGGATCGCATTTATCGTTCTCTCGGCATACTCTCTTATAGTCGCCGAATGGAGTCGAAGGAAGCGATGCAACGCCTCTCTGATATCCGTCTAGGAATTGATACAGGGATTATTAAAGGAATTGATGCAAAAATTTTAAATGAGCTGATGGTATTAACACAGCCAGGATTTTTGCAGCACTATGCCGGCGAAGCATTAACCGCTGAGCAACGGGATCAACGTAGAGCAACGCTGATCCGCGAAAGACTAACATTAGAAGAACACGATGGAGGTGTCGAGTAA
- the ispF gene encoding 2-C-methyl-D-erythritol 2,4-cyclodiphosphate synthase — protein MRIGQGFDVHQLVEGRPLILGGIEIPHEKGLLGHSDADVLLHTIADAALGAIGEGDIGKHFPDTDEEFKDADSAKLLEHVWQLVKKRGYVLGNVDCTIMAQRPKMAPHIQTMQQRIAELLDADVTQVNVKATTTEKLGFTGREEGIASQAVILLVEQTK, from the coding sequence ATGAGAATTGGACAAGGATTTGACGTACATCAGCTAGTGGAGGGTAGACCGCTTATTTTAGGCGGAATTGAGATCCCTCATGAAAAAGGACTATTAGGTCATTCAGATGCAGATGTACTTTTACATACAATTGCTGATGCCGCACTAGGGGCAATTGGAGAAGGGGACATCGGGAAGCATTTCCCTGACACAGACGAAGAATTTAAGGATGCAGACTCTGCTAAACTACTAGAACACGTTTGGCAGCTTGTAAAGAAGCGTGGATACGTGCTTGGTAACGTAGACTGTACGATTATGGCACAACGTCCTAAAATGGCTCCGCACATCCAAACGATGCAACAGCGTATTGCCGAGCTATTAGATGCGGATGTCACGCAAGTAAATGTTAAAGCGACAACTACGGAGAAGTTAGGGTTTACTGGTCGTGAGGAAGGAATTGCATCTCAAGCAGTTATCCTACTTGTCGAACAAACAAAGTAA
- the clpC gene encoding ATP-dependent protease ATP-binding subunit ClpC, with amino-acid sequence MMFGRFTERAQKVLALAQEEAARLAHSNIGTEHILLGLVREGEGIAAKALTGLGLGAEKIQTEVENLIGRGEEVSKQIHYTPRAKKVIELSMDEARKLGHSYVGTEHILLGLIREGEGVAARVLNNLGVSLNKARQQVLQLLGSSESSSNNQQSTSSSNANTPTLDSLARDLTAIAREGQIDPVIGRAKEIERVIQILSRRTKNNPVLIGEPGVGKTAIAEGLAQQIINNEVPEILRNKRVMTLDMGTVVAGTKYRGEFEDRLKKVMEEIRQAGNVILFIDELHTLIGAGGAEGAIDASNILKPSLARGELQCIGATTLDEYRKYIEKDSALERRFQPIQVDEPTTSESVQILMGLRDRYEAHHRVTITDEAIESAVKFSDRYISDRFLPDKAIDLIDEAASKVRLRSYTAPPNLKEKETELEELRKEKDASVQSQEFEKAASLRDKEQKLREELETMKDKWKEKQGQEDSEVTTEDIAAVVSTWTGIPVSKVAEEETDRLLRMEEILHKRVIGQDEAVSAVSKAVRRARAGLKDPKRPIGSFIFLGPTGVGKTELARAVAESLFGDEDAIIRIDMSEYMEKHTTSRLVGSPPGYVGYEDGGQLTEKVRRKPYSVVLLDEIEKAHPEVFNILLQVLEDGFLTDSKGRRVDFRNTAIIMTSNVGASALRQQKSLGFTAQTADAKYGDMKGKVIDELKKAFRPEFLNRIDETIVFHSLEKSHIKQIVTLMANELKKRLAEQDIDFELTDAAKAKIADEGFDPEYGARPLRRALQKQVEDRLSEELLRGKLLKGQKVKLGIREGDFYVSTEEATV; translated from the coding sequence ATGATGTTTGGACGATTTACAGAACGAGCACAGAAGGTATTGGCATTGGCACAAGAGGAGGCTGCTCGTCTTGCACATAGCAATATAGGTACAGAGCATATTTTACTAGGACTAGTACGTGAGGGTGAAGGTATTGCTGCTAAAGCTCTTACTGGTCTTGGTCTTGGAGCAGAAAAAATTCAAACAGAAGTAGAGAATCTTATTGGACGTGGCGAAGAAGTGTCGAAGCAGATTCACTACACACCTAGAGCAAAAAAGGTTATCGAGCTATCTATGGATGAGGCACGTAAGCTTGGTCACTCCTACGTTGGAACAGAGCATATTCTATTAGGACTAATACGTGAGGGTGAAGGCGTTGCGGCGCGAGTATTAAACAACCTTGGAGTTAGCTTAAATAAAGCACGTCAGCAGGTGCTTCAGCTATTAGGTAGTAGCGAGTCATCTAGCAATAATCAACAGTCAACGAGTTCTTCGAATGCCAACACACCAACGCTTGATAGCTTAGCTCGTGATTTAACGGCAATAGCGCGCGAAGGACAAATTGATCCTGTAATTGGTCGTGCGAAAGAGATTGAGCGCGTTATTCAAATCCTAAGCCGCCGTACGAAAAACAATCCTGTTTTAATTGGAGAACCTGGTGTTGGTAAGACCGCTATTGCAGAAGGATTAGCACAGCAAATTATCAACAACGAAGTACCGGAAATTCTCCGTAACAAGCGCGTTATGACGCTTGATATGGGTACCGTTGTTGCAGGTACTAAATATCGCGGTGAATTTGAGGATCGCTTAAAGAAAGTGATGGAAGAGATCCGTCAGGCTGGAAACGTCATTCTCTTTATTGATGAGCTACACACGCTAATTGGTGCAGGTGGAGCAGAAGGTGCAATTGATGCATCTAACATTCTTAAGCCGTCGCTAGCACGTGGAGAGCTACAGTGTATCGGTGCGACAACGCTTGATGAGTACCGTAAATATATTGAGAAAGACTCTGCGTTAGAGCGTCGCTTCCAGCCAATTCAGGTGGATGAGCCGACAACTAGCGAGTCTGTACAAATCTTAATGGGTCTACGTGATCGTTATGAAGCTCACCACCGTGTAACAATTACGGACGAAGCAATTGAGTCAGCGGTTAAATTCTCGGATCGATACATTTCCGATCGTTTCCTCCCAGATAAGGCAATTGATTTAATTGATGAGGCAGCGTCTAAAGTGCGTCTACGCTCCTACACTGCGCCGCCAAACCTTAAGGAGAAAGAGACAGAGCTTGAAGAGCTTCGTAAGGAGAAGGATGCTTCTGTCCAGAGCCAAGAGTTTGAGAAGGCTGCGTCACTTCGTGATAAGGAGCAAAAGTTACGCGAAGAGCTAGAGACGATGAAGGATAAGTGGAAAGAGAAGCAAGGTCAAGAGGACTCGGAAGTAACGACGGAGGATATTGCAGCTGTCGTGTCTACGTGGACTGGAATTCCTGTAAGTAAGGTAGCGGAGGAAGAGACAGATCGTCTCCTACGCATGGAGGAGATCCTGCATAAGCGTGTTATCGGTCAAGACGAAGCGGTATCTGCGGTATCTAAAGCCGTACGTCGTGCGAGAGCGGGTCTGAAGGATCCGAAGCGTCCGATTGGATCGTTTATCTTCCTTGGACCAACAGGTGTCGGTAAGACCGAGCTAGCGCGTGCTGTGGCGGAATCCCTCTTCGGCGATGAGGATGCGATTATCCGAATTGATATGTCCGAGTATATGGAAAAGCACACGACGAGTAGACTAGTTGGTTCGCCTCCTGGTTATGTAGGGTATGAAGATGGTGGACAATTGACTGAGAAGGTACGTCGTAAGCCATATTCTGTTGTCCTACTTGATGAAATTGAGAAAGCACACCCAGAAGTATTTAACATCTTGCTTCAAGTGCTTGAAGATGGTTTCTTAACAGATTCTAAAGGTCGACGTGTCGACTTCCGTAATACGGCAATTATCATGACTTCAAACGTCGGAGCAAGTGCACTTCGTCAGCAAAAGAGCCTAGGCTTTACTGCACAAACAGCTGATGCTAAGTACGGAGATATGAAAGGAAAGGTGATAGATGAGCTTAAGAAGGCCTTCCGTCCAGAATTCCTAAACCGTATTGACGAAACAATCGTGTTCCACTCGCTTGAGAAGTCACACATCAAGCAAATTGTCACGCTTATGGCAAATGAGCTGAAGAAGCGTCTTGCTGAACAAGATATTGACTTTGAGCTAACAGATGCTGCGAAAGCGAAGATTGCAGACGAAGGCTTTGATCCTGAATATGGTGCGCGTCCATTACGTCGAGCGCTACAAAAGCAAGTAGAGGATCGCCTATCGGAAGAGCTACTTCGAGGCAAGTTATTAAAAGGTCAAAAAGTGAAGCTAGGTATCCGTGAAGGAGACTTTTACGTCTCAACGGAAGAGGCAACAGTGTAA
- a CDS encoding PIN/TRAM domain-containing protein — protein sequence MLHKIVQAVILFVGGTVGYLFLPDLLRLLPIEGVPSWLVGEFAGAILGALILYFILYFFVGNIVGFIRYVEESLVKLPVMDLLFGTVGLVLGLSLAFLINVALNSIEITFVNAVLPILVSLLFGYLGFQVGYKKRDEMLALFPSFGKSSAKQDKVENTNERDEHLKIKILDTSVIIDGRIADICQTGFIEGTLLIPEFVLEELQHIADSSDVLKRNRGRRGLDILNKIQKELDVNVEIYEGDFEDIQEVDSKLVKLAKVLNGYVVTNDFNLNKVCDLQGVAVLNINDLANAVKPVVLPGEEMAVQMIKDGKEQNQGIAYLDDGTMIVVEDGRNYIGKTIEVVVTSVLQTSAGRMIFAKPKAIEKAL from the coding sequence ATGCTTCATAAAATCGTACAGGCTGTCATTTTGTTTGTTGGAGGTACAGTTGGTTATTTGTTCCTTCCAGATTTACTTCGACTACTCCCAATCGAAGGAGTACCGTCGTGGCTAGTTGGTGAGTTTGCCGGGGCTATATTAGGTGCACTTATCTTATATTTCATACTTTACTTCTTTGTGGGCAACATCGTCGGATTTATCCGTTATGTGGAAGAATCACTAGTTAAACTTCCAGTAATGGATTTACTTTTTGGGACGGTTGGGCTCGTTCTCGGACTATCGCTAGCCTTCTTAATTAATGTAGCGCTAAACAGCATTGAGATTACATTTGTTAATGCCGTGCTACCAATTCTCGTTTCCTTACTATTCGGGTATTTAGGATTCCAAGTAGGTTACAAGAAGCGGGATGAAATGTTAGCACTCTTCCCATCCTTCGGGAAGTCATCCGCAAAGCAGGATAAAGTAGAGAATACGAATGAGAGAGATGAGCACCTTAAGATTAAAATCCTTGATACAAGCGTCATTATCGATGGGCGTATCGCAGACATTTGTCAAACAGGCTTTATCGAAGGAACGCTTCTAATTCCAGAATTTGTTTTAGAGGAGTTGCAGCATATCGCCGACTCATCGGACGTGTTAAAACGTAACCGGGGTCGTCGAGGATTAGATATCCTTAACAAAATTCAAAAGGAACTAGACGTTAACGTAGAAATTTATGAGGGTGACTTTGAAGACATTCAAGAGGTTGATAGTAAGCTCGTTAAGCTTGCAAAAGTACTGAATGGCTATGTCGTAACGAATGACTTTAATTTAAATAAAGTCTGTGACCTTCAAGGGGTAGCTGTTTTAAATATTAATGATCTAGCTAATGCCGTTAAGCCAGTAGTGCTTCCTGGAGAAGAGATGGCAGTACAGATGATTAAGGATGGAAAAGAGCAAAATCAAGGAATAGCGTATTTAGATGATGGCACCATGATCGTTGTGGAAGATGGTCGTAACTATATCGGTAAAACGATTGAAGTAGTGGTAACGAGCGTCCTGCAAACATCGGCTGGTAGAATGATCTTTGCTAAACCGAAAGCTATCGAGAAGGCACTCTAA
- the ispD gene encoding 2-C-methyl-D-erythritol 4-phosphate cytidylyltransferase, with product MQAYTVVLPAAGQGKRMGAGHNKQFLLIDGVPLLIHTLRVFEGDSLCTSIILAVNEKETEEIQSLLKEYSIKKVTAVVIGGRERQQSVFEGLKAADDGIVLIHDAARPFITATIIHELVEETKRSGAAIVAVPLKDTIKLVSEDTIEKTEDRTKLWAAQTPQAFWLSDIMAAHQVAEDKGYEGTDDASILEYSGGKVKIVKGNYENFKVTTPEDLIFAEAMVASRRRGERRR from the coding sequence ATGCAGGCATACACAGTAGTTCTGCCAGCTGCCGGACAAGGGAAGCGGATGGGAGCTGGCCACAACAAACAGTTTTTGCTGATCGATGGTGTACCCCTCCTGATTCACACGCTTCGTGTGTTTGAGGGGGATTCTCTATGTACATCTATTATTCTTGCAGTTAATGAGAAAGAAACGGAAGAGATCCAATCATTACTCAAGGAGTATTCGATCAAAAAGGTAACAGCGGTTGTCATCGGCGGTCGCGAAAGACAACAAAGTGTTTTTGAAGGGCTTAAGGCAGCAGACGATGGTATTGTACTCATTCACGATGCCGCGAGACCATTTATTACAGCAACCATTATTCACGAGCTTGTAGAAGAAACAAAAAGAAGTGGAGCTGCCATCGTGGCAGTGCCGTTAAAGGATACAATTAAGCTTGTGAGTGAGGATACAATTGAAAAGACCGAAGATCGTACGAAGCTGTGGGCAGCGCAAACCCCACAGGCTTTTTGGCTGTCTGATATTATGGCAGCTCATCAGGTTGCAGAGGATAAAGGCTACGAAGGTACAGATGACGCAAGCATACTTGAATATTCAGGTGGGAAAGTTAAAATAGTGAAGGGGAACTATGAGAACTTTAAGGTGACAACACCGGAGGATTTGATCTTTGCTGAAGCGATGGTTGCCTCTAGGAGAAGAGGGGAGCGTAGACGATGA
- the disA gene encoding DNA integrity scanning diadenylate cyclase DisA, with protein sequence MENQRLNYDENFIREVLQLVAPGTPLREGIDNVLRAKTGGLIVLGYDKEMMSLVDGGFFINTDFSPAYLYELAKMDGAIILNEDGTRILYANTQLVPDNGIDSTETGIRHRTAQRVARQTGNLVISISQRRNVITLYQGEYRYALKDIGVILTKANQAIQTLEKYKSVLDQSLTNLGALEFEELVTFQEVSQVMHRIEMVLRIKSEILNYINELGDEGRLISMQLAELVMNTEKEAYLLIQDYMKKDDQSPDDILKKLKKLSNDELLDDQVIVKLFGYTKIVNLAEHPIAPRGYRILNKIPRIPPMVINNLIDQFEKLPEMTKASIEELDDVDGIGEARAKKIKDGLTRIQEQLFIDRHI encoded by the coding sequence GTGGAAAACCAACGTTTGAACTATGATGAGAACTTTATTCGGGAGGTGCTACAGCTAGTAGCTCCTGGGACACCGCTCCGTGAGGGTATTGATAACGTCCTTCGCGCAAAGACAGGAGGTCTTATTGTCCTTGGCTATGACAAGGAGATGATGAGCCTCGTTGACGGTGGATTTTTTATTAATACAGACTTTTCGCCGGCTTATCTATATGAGCTAGCTAAGATGGACGGGGCGATTATTTTGAATGAGGACGGGACGCGCATTTTATATGCAAATACGCAGCTCGTCCCTGATAACGGCATTGATTCTACAGAGACAGGGATCAGACACCGGACAGCTCAGCGTGTAGCGAGACAGACGGGCAATCTCGTGATCTCTATTTCCCAGCGACGTAATGTAATAACACTCTATCAAGGTGAGTATCGCTACGCGCTAAAGGATATTGGCGTGATTTTAACGAAGGCGAATCAAGCGATTCAAACGTTAGAAAAATATAAATCGGTGCTTGATCAAAGTTTAACGAATTTAGGCGCACTTGAATTCGAGGAGCTCGTCACGTTTCAAGAGGTATCGCAGGTTATGCACCGAATTGAAATGGTGCTACGGATCAAGTCGGAGATTTTGAACTATATCAATGAGCTTGGTGACGAAGGTCGTCTCATTTCGATGCAGTTAGCTGAACTCGTTATGAATACAGAGAAAGAAGCCTATTTATTAATTCAGGATTACATGAAAAAAGACGATCAAAGCCCGGATGATATTTTAAAGAAACTAAAAAAGCTATCTAACGACGAACTATTAGATGATCAAGTCATTGTGAAGTTATTCGGCTATACAAAAATCGTTAATTTAGCAGAGCACCCAATTGCGCCACGCGGGTATCGAATTCTAAATAAGATTCCTCGTATCCCACCGATGGTAATCAATAATTTGATCGATCAGTTTGAGAAGTTACCTGAGATGACAAAAGCTTCTATTGAAGAATTAGATGATGTAGATGGAATTGGTGAGGCACGAGCGAAAAAGATCAAAGATGGTCTGACACGTATTCAAGAACAGCTATTTATTGATCGTCACATCTAG
- a CDS encoding CtsR family transcriptional regulator, which produces MRNTSDIIEHYLKQVIEKNEDAIIEVKRSELAVQFDCVPSQINYVISTRFTEEKGYLVESKRGGGGYIRIIKLQVDNQPALYDHLMKLVGDTIAQAQAEDMIDRLAEEEAITPRESHLMKTVIERNIIAVPLPLRDELRARLMIGMLKTLKYKSS; this is translated from the coding sequence ATGAGGAATACGTCTGATATTATTGAACATTATTTAAAGCAGGTCATTGAAAAGAATGAGGATGCAATAATTGAAGTGAAGCGTAGCGAGCTTGCTGTACAGTTTGATTGTGTACCTTCTCAAATTAACTATGTTATTAGTACGAGATTTACAGAAGAAAAGGGCTATCTCGTGGAGAGTAAGCGTGGTGGCGGAGGGTATATTCGCATTATTAAGCTTCAAGTAGATAATCAGCCTGCTCTATATGATCATTTAATGAAGCTTGTCGGTGATACTATTGCACAGGCACAGGCGGAGGATATGATTGATAGGCTGGCAGAAGAAGAGGCAATTACACCACGCGAGTCACATTTAATGAAAACTGTTATTGAAAGAAATATAATAGCAGTTCCACTCCCTTTACGGGATGAGCTTCGAGCAAGACTTATGATTGGTATGTTAAAGACACTTAAGTATAAATCATCCTAA
- the radA gene encoding DNA repair protein RadA, translated as MAKRKTKFICQECGYESTKWMGRCPGCQEWNTLVEEMEATPTSKRRSFVTSGDGVRSKPESITKIERREESRVSTHINELNRVLGGGIVPGSLVLVGGDPGIGKSTLLLQVSSTLAKNKGRVLYISGEESVKQTKLRADRLGVAEDELFVLAETDVQLIESVIEEVNPTLVVIDSIQTVHMEDVTSAPGSVSQVRECTSAFMRIAKTKGIAIFLVGHVTKQGAIAGPRILEHMVDTVLYFEGERHHTYRILRAVKNRFGSTNEIGIFEMKESGLTEVLNPSEIFLEERSAGAAGSAVVASMEGTRTVLVEIQSLISPTSFGNPRRMATGIDHNRISLLMAVLEKRVGLMMQNHDAYVKVAGGVRLDEPSIDLAIAVAIASSFRDVPTEPSDVIIGEVGLTGEVRRVSRIEQRVMEAAKLGFTRVILPSKCLDGWTVPDGIQVVGVGTVSEALDIAIGGKTRGKPTFEL; from the coding sequence ATGGCCAAGCGTAAAACAAAGTTTATATGCCAAGAATGTGGCTATGAATCGACGAAATGGATGGGGCGTTGTCCGGGATGTCAGGAATGGAATACATTAGTCGAAGAAATGGAAGCAACTCCTACGTCTAAAAGACGTAGTTTTGTGACATCAGGTGATGGAGTAAGATCGAAGCCTGAGTCTATTACAAAGATTGAACGTAGAGAAGAATCTCGAGTAAGTACACATATCAATGAATTGAATCGCGTCTTAGGCGGAGGAATTGTCCCTGGCTCACTTGTGCTAGTTGGTGGAGACCCTGGTATTGGGAAATCGACACTTTTGCTACAAGTATCCTCTACGCTAGCTAAGAATAAGGGACGCGTCTTATATATTTCAGGAGAAGAATCAGTCAAGCAAACAAAGCTCAGAGCAGATAGACTCGGTGTCGCAGAGGACGAGCTATTTGTTTTAGCTGAGACAGATGTGCAGTTAATTGAGAGCGTGATTGAAGAAGTGAATCCAACGCTTGTTGTTATTGACTCGATACAAACGGTACATATGGAGGACGTGACGAGCGCTCCAGGTAGCGTATCTCAGGTCCGTGAATGTACGTCTGCCTTTATGCGTATTGCTAAAACGAAAGGAATCGCTATCTTTTTAGTTGGGCATGTTACAAAGCAAGGTGCGATTGCTGGACCACGTATTTTAGAGCACATGGTAGATACCGTACTTTACTTTGAAGGAGAAAGACACCATACGTATCGTATTTTGCGAGCTGTCAAAAATCGATTTGGATCAACGAATGAAATAGGGATTTTTGAAATGAAAGAGAGCGGTCTTACTGAAGTGTTGAATCCTTCTGAGATTTTCCTCGAGGAAAGGTCGGCCGGAGCAGCCGGTTCGGCAGTAGTTGCGTCAATGGAAGGTACTCGAACGGTGCTAGTAGAGATCCAGTCTCTTATCTCTCCAACGAGCTTTGGAAATCCGAGGCGCATGGCGACGGGAATTGATCACAATCGTATCTCGTTGTTAATGGCGGTATTAGAGAAGCGGGTAGGGCTAATGATGCAAAACCACGACGCTTATGTAAAGGTCGCTGGTGGAGTAAGATTGGATGAACCATCCATTGACTTAGCGATTGCTGTGGCAATTGCATCAAGCTTCCGTGACGTGCCCACTGAACCGTCGGATGTCATTATAGGAGAAGTCGGCCTAACAGGGGAGGTTAGACGAGTTTCTCGAATTGAGCAACGTGTGATGGAAGCGGCAAAGCTTGGATTCACTCGTGTCATTTTACCTTCTAAATGCTTAGATGGCTGGACGGTGCCAGATGGCATTCAAGTAGTGGGCGTAGGGACAGTAAGCGAGGCACTTGATATTGCGATTGGAGGAAAGACTCGTGGAAAACCAACGTTTGAACTATGA